A genomic stretch from Candidatus Nitrotoga arctica includes:
- the ada gene encoding bifunctional DNA-binding transcriptional regulator/O6-methylguanine-DNA methyltransferase Ada produces MNMATKTERLAAATLNDPRWSAVVARDPAAEGTFFYSVKTTGIYCRPSCPSRPARPENVQFHLTAAHAEQAGFRPCKRCQPDQPQMAEPHTTLVTKLCRFIETAEQTPSLYELAKYAGLSTYHLHRIFKSVIGMTPKAYAAAHRASRVHTGLKRSNTVTEAIYDAGYNSNGHFYEKSNQILGMTPTNYRAGGTNTEIRFAIGQCSLGAILVAASKRGVCAILLGDEPDTLVRNLQDRFPHAIMVGSDAEFEQLVAKVVGFVEAPGIGLDLPLDVRGTAFQQRVWQALQEIPAGETVSYTNVAQRIGAPKAVRAVAGACAANALAVAIPCHRVVRIDGGLSGYRWGVERKRALLDREAQQACVLEKIR; encoded by the coding sequence ATGAACATGGCCACCAAGACTGAACGACTCGCCGCAGCAACGCTGAATGACCCACGTTGGTCCGCCGTGGTCGCTCGCGATCCTGCGGCGGAAGGAACATTCTTCTACTCAGTCAAAACGACCGGGATCTATTGTCGTCCTTCTTGCCCATCTCGTCCTGCCCGGCCCGAAAACGTACAATTCCATCTTACTGCCGCCCATGCCGAACAAGCCGGTTTTCGCCCCTGCAAACGATGCCAGCCGGATCAACCGCAGATGGCCGAGCCGCACACCACCTTAGTGACCAAATTGTGTCGATTCATCGAGACGGCCGAACAGACACCCAGCCTTTATGAATTGGCGAAATATGCCGGACTCAGCACTTACCACTTACATCGTATCTTCAAGTCCGTCATCGGCATGACCCCAAAAGCTTATGCGGCAGCCCATCGGGCTTCTCGCGTCCACACCGGGCTGAAACGGAGCAACACAGTCACCGAGGCGATCTATGATGCGGGCTACAACTCCAACGGGCACTTTTACGAAAAATCGAATCAGATCTTGGGCATGACACCGACCAACTACCGAGCCGGGGGGACCAATACTGAGATACGCTTCGCCATCGGTCAGTGTTCGCTCGGGGCGATACTGGTGGCAGCCAGCAAACGCGGTGTCTGTGCCATTCTCCTGGGTGATGAACCCGATACGTTGGTGCGTAACCTGCAGGACCGTTTTCCTCACGCCATTATGGTGGGCAGTGATGCAGAATTTGAGCAACTCGTAGCTAAGGTAGTCGGATTCGTCGAAGCGCCGGGGATAGGCCTAGATCTACCATTGGATGTGCGGGGCACAGCTTTCCAGCAGCGCGTCTGGCAGGCCCTGCAAGAAATTCCTGCCGGCGAAACCGTCAGCTACACCAACGTCGCCCAACGCATCGGAGCACCCAAGGCTGTCCGTGCCGTGGCCGGGGCTTGTGCCGCCAACGCGCTGGCGGTGGCGATTCCCTGCCATCGCGTAGTGCGTATCGATGGCGGTTTGTCCGGTTACCGCTGGGGCGTCGAACGAAAACGCGCATTACTTGACCGAGAGGCGCAGCAGGCATGTGTGCTCGAGAAAATACGGTGA